One part of the Sander vitreus isolate 19-12246 chromosome 10, sanVit1, whole genome shotgun sequence genome encodes these proteins:
- the LOC144524186 gene encoding ubiquitin-conjugating enzyme E2 A, translating to MSTPARRRLMRDFKRLQEDPPAGVSGAPSENNIMVWNAVIFGPEGTPFEDGTFKLTIEFTEEYPNKPPTVRFVSKMFHPNVYADGSICLDILQNRWSPTYDVSSILTSIQSLLDEPNPNSPANSQAAQLYQENKREYEKRVSAIVEQSWRDC from the exons ATGTCAACTCCAGCAAGACGACGTTTAATGAGAGATTTTAAACG GCTGCAAGAGGATCCTCCAGCTGGAGTTAGTGGGGCCCCATCGGAAAACAATATCATGGTGTGGAACGCTGTCATTTTTGG ACCAGAGGGAACACCTTttgaagatg GAACCTTCAAACTTACCATTGAATTCACAGAGGAATATCCAAATAAACCTCCAACAGTGCGATTTGTTTCGAAAATGTTTCATCCAAATG tgtatGCAGATGGCAGCATATGCTTAGATATACTTCAGAATCGTTGGAGTCCAACCTATGATGTCTCTTCAATCTTAACTTCAATACAG TCTTTACTGGATGAGCCAAACCCAAACAGTCCAGCCAACAGCCAAGCAGCCCAGCTGTACCAGGAAAACAAGCGGGAGTATGAGAAGAGGGTTTCTGCTATTGTTGAACAGAGTTGGCGTGACTGTTGA